Proteins from a single region of Nomascus leucogenys isolate Asia chromosome 2, Asia_NLE_v1, whole genome shotgun sequence:
- the ANKRD11 gene encoding ankyrin repeat domain-containing protein 11 isoform X1, with amino-acid sequence MPKGGCPKAPQQEELPLSSDMVEKQTGKKDKDKVSLTKTPKLERGDGGKEVRERASKRKLPFTAGANGEQKDSDTEKQGPERKRIKKEPVTRKAGLLFGMGLSGIRAGYPLSERQQVALLMQMTAEESANSPVDTTPKHPSQSTVCQKGTPNSASKTKDKVNKRNERGETRLHRAAIRGDARRIKELISEGADVNVKDFAGWTALHEACNRGYYDVAKQLLAAGAEVNTKGLDDDTPLHDAANNGHYKVVKLLLRYGGNPQQSNRKGETPLKVANSPTMVNLLLGKGTYTSSEESSTESSEEEDAPSFAPSSSVDGNNTDSEFEKGLKHKAKNPEPQKATAPVKDEYEFDEDDEQDRVPPVDDKHLLKKDYRKETKSSSFISIPKMEVKSYTKNNTIAPKKASHRILSDTSDEEDASVTVGTGEKLRLSAHTILPGSKTREPSSAKQQKEKNKVKKKRKKETKGREVRFGKRNDKFCSSESESESSESGEDDRDSLGSSGCLKGSPLVLKDPSLFSSLSASSTSSHGSSAAQKQNPSHTDQHTKHWRTDNWKTISSPAWSEVSSLSDSTRTRLTSESDYSSEGSSVESLKPVRKRQEHRKRASLSEKKSPFLSSAEGAVPKLDKEGKVVKKHKTKHKHKNKEKGQCSISQELKLKSFTYEYEDSKQKSDKAILLENDLSTENKLKVLKHDRDHFKKEEKLSKMKLEEKEWLFKDEKSLKRIKDTSKDLSRSFREEKERSNKAEKEKSLKEKSPKEEKLRLYKEDRKKKPKDRPSKLEKKNDLKEDRISKEKEKIFKEDKEKLKKEKVYREDSAFDEYCNKNQFLENEDTKFSLSDDQRDRWFSDLSDSSFDFKGEDSWDSPVTDYRDMKSDSVAKLILETVKEDSKERRRDSRAREKRDCREPFFRKKDRDYLDKNSEKRKEQTEKHKSVPGYLSEKDKKRRESAEAGRDRKDALESCKERRDSRAKPEEAHREELKECGCESGFKDKSDCDFGKGLEPWERHHPAREKEKKDGPDKEKKEKTKPERYKEKSSDKDKSEKSILEKCQKDKEFDKCFKEKKDTKEKHKDTHGKDKERKASLDQGKEKKEKAFPGIISEDFSEKKDDKKGKEKSWYIADIFTDESEDDRDSCMGSGFKMGEAIDLPRTDGLQEKEEGREAYASDRHRKSADKQHPERQKDKEPRDRRRDRGAADGGRDKKEKVFEKHKEKKDKESTEKYKDRKDRASVDSTQDKKNKQKLPEKAEKKHAAEDKARSKHKEKSDKEHSKERKSARSADAEKSLLEKLEEEALHEYREDSNDKISEVSSDSFTDRGQEPGLTAFLEVSFTEPPGEDKPRESACLPEKPKEKERHRHSSSSSKKSHERERAKKEKAEKKEKGEDYKEGGSRKDSGQYEKDFLEADAYGVSYNMKADIEDELDKTIELFSTEKKDKNDSEREPSKKIEKELKPYGSSAINILKEKKKREKHREKWRDEKERHRDRHADGLLRHHRDEQKPASRDKDSPPRALKDKSRDEGLRLSDAKLKEKFKDSAEKEKGDPVKMSNGNDKVAPSKDPGKKDARPREKLLGDGDLMMTSFERMLSQKDLEIEERHKRHKERMKQMEKLRHRSGDPKLKEKAKPAEDGRKKGLDIPAKKPPGLDPPFKDKKPKESTPIPPAVENKLHPGSGADSKDWLAGPHMKEVLPASPRPDQSRPTGVPTPTSVLSCPSYEEVMHTPRTPSCSADDYADLVFDCADSQHSTPVPTAPTSACSPSFFDRFSVASSGLSENASQAPARPLSTNLYRSVSVDIRRTPEEEFSIGDKLFRQQSVPAASSYDSPVPHSMEDRAPLPPVPTEKFACLSPGYYSPDYGLPSPKVDALHCPPAAVVTVTPSPEGVFSSLQAKPSPSPRAELLVPSLEGALPPDLDTTEDQQATAAIIPPEPSYLEPLDEGPFSAVITEEPVEWAHPSEQALASSLIGSTSENPVSWPVSPQRFPESPKHFCPTDPLHSAAAGPFSASEAPYPAPPASPAPYTLPVAEPGLEDIKDGVEAVPAAISTSEAAPYAPPSGLESFFSNCKSLPEAPLDVAPEPACVATVAQVEALGPLENSFLDSSHSLSNLGQVEPVPWTDAFAGPEDDLDLGPFSLPELPLQTKDAADVETEPVEESLAPPEKIPPGAPVVVNGGDVSTVVAEEQPALPPDQASTRLPADLEPEPSEEPKLDVALEATVEAETVLEERAHGDLDSSMEPTPVPPEQRPLGSGDQGAEAEGPPAASLCAPDGPPMDTVAQAQVADSAGPEDSTEASRAAAPAEGPPGGTQPEATEPEPKPTAEAPKAPRVEEIPQRMTRNRAQMLANQSKQGPPPSEKECAPTPAPVTRAKARSSEEDDAQAQHPRKRRFQRSTQQLQQQLNTSTQQTREVIQQTLAAIVDAIKLDAIEPYHSDRANPYFEYLQIRKKIEEKRKILCCITPQAPQCYAEYVTYTGSYLLDGKPLSKLHIPVIAPPPSLAEPLKELFRQQEAVRGKLRLQHSIEREKLIVSCEQEILRVHCRAARTIANQAVPFSACTMLLDSEVYNMPLESQGDENKSVRDRFNARQFISWLQDVDDKYDRMKTCLLMRQQHEAAALNAVQRMEWQLKVQEMDPAGHKSLCVNEVPSFYVPMVDVNDDFVLLPA; translated from the exons AGAAGCAGGGCCCTGAGCGGAAGAGGATTAAGAAGGAGCCTGTCACCCGGAAGGCCGGGCTGCTGTTTGGCATGGGGCTGTCTGGAATCCGAGCCGGCTACCCGCTCTCCGAGCGCCAGCAGGTGGCCCTTCTCATGCAGATGACGGCCGAGGAGTCTGCCAACAGCCCAG TGGACACAACACCAAAGCACCCCTCCCAGTCTACAGTGTGTCAGAAGGGAACGCccaactctgcctcaaaaaccaaagataaagTGAACAAGAGAAACGAGCGTGGAGAGACCCGCCTGCACCGAGCCGCCATCCGCGGGGACGCCCGGCGCATCAAAGAGCTCATCAGCGAGGGGGCGGACGTCAACGTCAAGGACTTCGCAG GCTGGACGGCGCTGCATGAGGCCTGTAACCGGGGCTACTACGACGTCGCGAAGCAGCTGCTGGCTGCAGGTGCGGAGGTGAACACCAAGGGCCTGGATGACGACACGCCTTTGCACGACGCTGCCAACAACGGGCACTACAAG GTGGTGAAGCTGCTGCTGCGGTACGGAGGGAACCCGCAGCAGAGCAACAGGAAAGGCGAGACGCCGCTGAAAGTGGCCAACTCCCCCACGATGGTGAACCTCCTGTTAGGCAAAGGCACTTACACTTCCAGCGAGGAGAGCTCCACGG AGAGCTCAGAAGAGGAAGACGCACCGTCCTTCGCACCTTCCAGTTCAGTCGACGGCAACAACACGGACTCCGAGTTCGAAAAAGGCCTCAAGCACAAGGCCAAGAACCCAGAGCCACAGAAGGCCACGGCCCCCGTCAAGGACGAGTATGAGTTTGACGAGGACGACGAGCAGGACAGGGTTCCTCCGGTGGACGACAAGCACCTGTTGAAAAAGGACTACAGAAAAGAAACGAAATCCAGTAGTTTTATCTCTATACCCAAAATGGAGGTTAAAAGTTACACTAAAAATAACACGATCGCACCAAAGAAAGCGTCCCATCGAATCCTGTCAGACACGTCGGACGAGGAGGACGCGAGTGTCACCGTGGGGACAGGAGAGAAGCTGAGACTCTCGGCACACACCATACTGCCTGGTAGTAAGACACGAGAGCCTTCTAGTGCCAagcagcagaaggaaaaaaataaagtaaaaaagaagcgAAAGAAAGAAACGAAAGGCAGAGAGGTTCGCTTCGGAAAGCGGAACGACAAGTTCTGCTCCTCAGAGTCGGAGAGTGAGTCCTCAGAGAGTGGGGAGGACGACAGGGACTCCCTGGGCAGCTCCGGCTGCCTCAAGGGGTCCCCGCTGGTGCTGAAGGACCCCTCCCTGTTCAGCTCCCTCTCCGCCTCCTCCACCTCGTCTCACGGGAGCTCTGCCGCCCAGAAGCAGAACCCCAGCCACACAGACCAGCACACCAAGCACTGGCGGACAGACAATTGGAAAACCATTTCTTCCCCGGCTTGGTCAGAGGTCAGTTCTTTATCAGACTCCACAAGGACGAGACTGACAAGCGAGTCTGACTACTCCTCTGAGGGCTCCAGTGTGGAATCGCTGAAGCCAGTGAGGAAGAGGCAGGAGCACAGGAAACGAGCCTCCCTGTCGGAGAAGAAGAGCCCTTTCCTGTCCAGCGCGGAGGGCGCTGTCCCCAAACTGGACAAGGAGGGGAAAGTtgtcaaaaaacacaaaacaaaacacaaacacaaaaacaaggaGAAGGGACAGTGTTCCATCAGCCAAGAGCTGAAGTTGAAAAGTTTTACTTACGAATATGAGGACTCCAAGCAGAAGTCAGATAAGGCTATACTTTTAGAGAATGATCTTTCCACTGAAAACAAGCTAAAAGTGTTAAAGCATGATCGCGAccactttaaaaaagaagagaaacttagcaaaatgaaattagaagaaaaagaatggctctttaaagatgaaaaatcCCTGAAGAGAATCAAAGACACGAGCAAAGACCTCAGCAGGTCCTTTCGAGAAGAGAAAGAGCGTTCGAATAAAGCAGAGAAGGAGAAATCGTTGAAGGAAAAGTCTccgaaagaagaaaaactgagacTGTACAAAGAGGACAGAAAGAAGAAGCCAAAAGACCGGCCCTCAAAATTAGAGAAGAAGAATGACTTAAAAGAGGACAGAATttcaaaagagaaggagaagatttttaaagaagataaagaaaaactcaaaaaagaaaaggtttataGGGAAGATTCTGCTTTTGACGAATATTGTAACAAAAATCAGTTTCTGGAGAATGAAGACACCAAATTTAGCCTTTCTGACGATCAGCGAGATCGGTGGTTTTCTGACTTGTCCGATTCATCCTTTGATTTCAAAGGGGAGGACAGCTGGGACTCGCCAGTGACAGACTACAGGGACATGAAGAGCGACTCTGTGGCCAAGCTCATCTTGGAGACGGTGAAGGAGGACAGCAAGGAGAGGAGGCGGGACAGCCGGGCCCGGGAGAAGCGAGACTGCAGAGAGCCCTTCTTCCGAAAGAAGGACAGGGACTATTTGGATAAAAACTctgagaagaggaaagagcagaCTGAAAAGCATAAAAGTGTCCCTGGCTACCTTTCGGAAAAGGACAAGAAGAGGAGAGAGTCCGCAGAGGCCGGGCGGGACAGAAAGGACGCCCTGGAGAGCTGCAAGGAGCGCAGGGACAGCAGGGCCAAGCCCGAGGAGGCGCACCGGGAGGAGCTGAAGGAGTGTGGCTGCGAGAGTGGCTTTAAGGACAAGTCCGACTGCGACTTTGGGAAGGGCCTGGAGCCGTGGGAACGGCACCACCCAGCacgagagaaggagaagaaggatgGCCCCGataaggagaagaaggagaagacaaAACCAGAAAGGTACAAAGAGAAGTCCAGTGACAAGGACAAAAGTGAGAAATCGATCCTGGAAAAATGTCAGAAGGACAAAGAATTTGATAagtgttttaaagagaaaaaagataccaaggaaaaacataaagacacacatggcaaagacaaagaaaggaaggcGTCTCTCGaccaaggaaaagagaagaaggagaaggctTTCCCTGGGATCATCTCGGAAGacttctctgaaaaaaaagatgacaagaaaggcaaagagaaaagctGGTACATCGCAGACATCTTCACAGACGAGAGTGAGGACGACAGAGACAGCTGCATGGGGAGCGGGTTCAAGATGGGAGAGGCCATCGACTTGCCGAGGACGGACGGCCtccaggagaaggaggaagggcgGGAGGCCTATGCCTCCGACAGACACAGGAAGTCTGCTGACAAGCAGCACCCTGAGAGGCAGAAGGACAAGGAGCCCAGAGACAGGAGAAGGGACCGAGGGGCCGCCGACGGGGGgagagacaaaaaagagaaagtcttTGAAAAGCACAAGGAGAAGAAGGATAAAGAGTCCACAGAAAAGTATAAGGACAGGAAGGACAGAGCCTCAGTGGACTCCACgcaagacaagaaaaataaacagaagctcCCCGAGAAGGCTGAAAAGAAGCATGCTGCCGAAGACAAGGCTAGAAGCAAACACAAAGAGAAGTCGGACAAAGAGCATTCCAAGGAGAGGAAGTCCGCGAGAAGCGCCGACGCGGAAAAAAGCCTGCTGGAAAAGTTGGAAGAAGAGGCTCTCCACGAGTACAGAGAAGACTCCAATGATAAAATCAGTGAGGTCTCCTCTGACAGCTTCACGGACCGAGGGCAGGAGCCGGGGCTGACTGCCTTCCTGGAGGTCTCTTTCACGGAGCCACCTGGAGAGGACAAGCCGAGGGAGAGCGCCTGCCTCCCTGAGAAGCCGAAAGAGAAGGAGAGGCACAGACACTCCTCATCTTCGTCCAAGAAGAGCCACGAGCGAGAGCGAGCCAAGAAAGAGAAGGccgagaagaaagagaagggtgAAGATTACAAGGAGGGCGGTAGCAGGAAGGACTCCGGCCAGTACGAAAAGGACTTCCTGGAGGCGGATGCCTACGGAGTTTCTTACAACATGAAAGCTGACATAGAAGACGAGTTAGATaaaaccattgaattgttttctaccgaaaagaaagataaaaatgattcCGAGAGAGAACCttccaagaaaatagaaaaggaactAAAGCCTTATGGATCTAGTGCCATCAACATcctaaaagagaagaagaagagagagaaacacaggGAGAAATGGAGAGACGAGAAGGAGAGGCACCGGGACAGGCATGCCGACGGGCTGCTGCGGCATCACAGGGACGAGCAGAAGCCCGCCAGCAGGGACAAGGACAGCCCACCCCGCGCCCTCAAAGACAAGTCCAGGGACGAGGGCCTGAGGCTCAGCGACGCCAAACTGAAGGAGAAATTCAAGGAcagtgcagaaaaagaaaagggtgaCCCAGTGAAGATGAGCAACGGGAATGATAAGGTAGCGCCGTCCAAAGACCCAGGCAAGAAAGACGCCAGGCCCAGGGAGAAGCTCCTGGGGGATGGCGACCTGATGATGACCAGCTTCGAGAGGATGCTCTCCCAGAAGGACCTGGAGATCGAGGAGCGCCACAAGCGGCACAAGGAGAGGATGAAGCaaatggagaagctgaggcaccGGTCCGGAGACCCCAAGCTCAAGGAGAAGGCAAAGCCGGCAGAGGATGGGCGGAAGAAGGGTCTGGACATTCCTGCTAAGAAACCACCGGGGCTGGACCCTCCGTTTAAAGACAAAAAGCCCAAAGAGTCGACTCCTATTCCACCTGCCGTGGAAAATAAGCTACACCCAGGATCAGGTGCAGACTCCAAAGACTGGCTGGCCGGCCCTCACATGAAAGAGGTCCTGCCTGCGTCTCCCAGGCCTGACCAGAGCCGGCCCACTGGCGTGCCCACCCCTACGTCGGTGCTATCCTGCCCCAGCTACGAGGAGGTGATGCACACGCCCAGGACGCCGTCCTGCAGCGCCGATGACTACGCGGACCTCGTGTTCGACTGCGCCGACTCCCAGCACTCCACGCCCGTGCCCACCGCTCCCACCAGCGCCTGCTCCCCCTCCTTTTTCGACAGGTTCTCCGTGGCTTCAAGCGGGCTTTCAGAAAACGCCAGCCAGGCCCCTGCCAGGCCTCTCTCCACAAATCTTTACCGCTCGGTCTCTGTCGACATTAGGAGGACCCCCGAGGAAGAATTCAGCATCGGAGACAAGCTCTTCAGGCAGCAGAGCGTTCCTGCTGCCTCCAGCTACGACTCTCCCGTGCCACACTCGATGGAAGACAGGGCACCCCTGCCCCCGGTTCCCACGGAGAAGTTTGCCTGCTTGTCCCCAGGGTACTACTCCCCAGACTATGGCCTCCCGTCGCCCAAAGTCGACGCTTTGCACTGCCCGCCGGCTGCCGTTGTCACTGTCACCCCGTCTCCAGAGGGCGTCTTCTCAAGTTTACAAGCAAaaccttccccctcccccagagCTGAGCTACTGGTTCCTTCCCTCGAAGGGGCCCTTCCCCCGGACCTGGACACCACCGAGGACCAGCAGGCGACGGCTGCCATCATCCCTCCGGAACCCAGCTACCTGGAGCCGCTGGACGAGGGTCCGTTCAGCGCCGTCATCACCGAGGAGCCTGTTGAGTGGGCCCACCCCTCTGAGCAGGCGCTTGCCTCTAGCCTGATCGGGAGCACCTCTGAAAACCCTGTCAGCTGGCCTGTGTCTCCACAGAGATTCCCCGAGTCCCCTAAACATTTCTGCCCCACGGACCCCCTCCACTCTGCTGCCGCAGGGCCCTTCAGCGCCTCAGAGGCGCCGTACCCCGCCCCTCCCGCCTCTCCTGCCCCATACACCCTGCCCGTCGCTGAGCCAGGACTGGAGGACATCAAAGACGGAGTGGAAGCCGTCCCCGCCGCCATCTCCACCTCAGAGGCGGCTCCCTACGCCCCTCCCTCCGGGCTGGAGTCCTTCTTCAGCAACTGCAAGTCACTTCCGGAAGCTCCGCTGGACGTGGCCCCTGAGCCTGCCTGTGTGGCCACTGTGGCTCAGGTGGAGGCTCTGGGGCCCCTGGAAAATAGCTTCCTAGACAGCAGCCACAGCCTGTCCAACCTCGGCCAGGTGGAACCGGTGCCCTGGACAGACGCCTTCGCCGGCCCCGAGGACGACCTGGACCTGGGGCCCTTCTCCCTGCCGGAGCTTCCCCTGCAGACGAAAGACGCCGCAGATGTTGAAACAGAACCCGTAGAAGAAAGTCTTGCTCCTCCAGAAAAGATCCCTCCAGGGGCCCCTGTGGTCGTAAACGGTGGGGATGTTTCCACCGTAGTGGCGGAGGAGCAGCCGGCACTGCCTCCTGACCAGGCCTCCACCCGGCTCCCTGCAGACCTCGAGCCTGAGCCCTCAGAGGAGCCAAAGCTGGACGTGGCTCTAGAAGCTACGGTGGAGGCAGAGACTGTGCTGGAAGAGAGGGCCCATGGGGATCTGGACTCCAGCATGGAGCCCACGCCCGTTCCCCCTGAACAGCGCCCACTGGGGAGCGGAGACCAGGGGGCCGAGGCTGAAGGCCCCCCCGCCGCGTCCCTCTGTGCCCCCGACGGCCCCCCCATGGACACTGTGGCACAAGCTCAGGTTGCGGACAGTGCCGGCCCCGAGGACAGCACCGAGGCCTCCCGTGCTGCCGCCCCAGCTGAAGGCCCTCCTGGCGGCACCCAGCCAGAAGCCACAGAACCAGAACCAAAACCCACGGCCGAAGCCCCAAAGGCCCCCAGAGTGGAGGAGATCCCTCAGCGCATGACCAGGAACCGGGCGCAGATGCTCGCGAACCAGAGCAAGCAGGGCCCGCCCCCCTCCGAGAAGGAGTgcgcccccacccctgccccggTCACCAGGGCCAAGGCCCGCAGCTCCGAGGAGGACGACGCCCAGGCCCAGCATCCGCGCAAACGCCGCTTTCAGCGCTCCacccagcagctgcagcagcagctgaACACGTCCACGCAGCAGACGCGGGAGGTGATCCAGCAGACGCTGGCTGCCATCGTGGACGCCATCAAGCTGGATGCCATCGAGCCCTACCACAGTGACAGGGCCAACCCCTACTTTGAATACCTGCAGATCAGGAAGAAGATCGAGGAGAAACGCAAGATCCTGTGCTGCATCACGCCGCAGGCGCCCCAGTGCTACGCCGAGTACGTCACCTACACGGGCTCCTACCTCCTGGACGGCAAGCCGCTCAGCAAGCTCCACATCCCCGTG ATCGCACCCCCTCCCTCTCTGGCGGAGCCCCTGAAGGAGCTGTTCAGGCAGCAGGAGGCGGTCCGGGGAAAGCTGCGTCTCCAGCACAGCATCGAGCGG GAGAAGCTGATCGTGTCCTGTGAGCAGGAGATTCTGCGGGTTCACTGCCGGGCGGCCAGGACCATCGCCAACCAGGCAGTGCCATTCAGCGCCTGCACGATGCTGCTGGACTCCGAGGTCTACAACATGCCCCTGGAAAGCCAG GGTGACGAGAACAAGTCAGTGCGCGACCGTTTCAACGCCCGCCAGTTCATCTCCTGGCTCCAGGACGTGGATGACAAGTATGACCGCATGAAG ACTTGCCTCCTCATGCGGCAGCAGCACGAGGCCGCGGCCCTGAACGCCGTGCAGAGGATGGAGTGGCAGCTGAAGGTGCAGGAAATGGACCCCGCCGGGCACAAGTCCCTGTGCGTGAACGAGGTGCCCTCCTTCTACGTGCCCATGGTCGACGTCAACGACGACTTTGTATTGCTGCCGGCGTGA